The Listeria cossartiae subsp. cossartiae genome includes the window TTTTTTAGTATAATAAAGTTATTAAGGAATTTGGAGGAATCGTTATGCTTACAACGAGAAAAGCATTACATTATTTAGACAAAAGAAAAACAAAAGACGCGATTCGCTTACTTGAAACTTGTTGGAATCAAACAGTGACAGATGAAAATAAAAGTGATATATTCACAGCCACTGTATTACTCAGTGACGTGTTATACCAAAGAGGCGAACGTTTTCCGGAAATCTATCAACACCTCATGTCGATTTTAGAAGACATGCAAGATTTAGAAGCAGTCGATTTCGAACGCGAAAAGGCGAAGCAGATTTTCGCTGAGTTAGATGAATATTTTAGTGAAGTAGGGACATTTTTCCAAGGTGATCACTTGGCAGAGCTTTGGACAAAATCCAATTATAAAAATGAATATGAAGATGTGTATCCCACACGACAAAGAGTGGCTGACATCGAAGCAGAACTAGGGTATAAACTGCCTAAGTCATACGTCTACTTAATGCGCCATACTCAAAACGGAGGTATAGTATCAATAGATTCTGTACCTACGACAGAGCCAAGTTCATGGTCGGAGAATTGTGTTGCTATTACTGGAATTATGGGAATAGGAAGTCACGGAATTTCTACATTAAATGGATCATACAATACAAAATTTTGGATGGAAGAGTGGGGTTATCCAGATGTTGGTTTAGCGATTGCTGATTGTCCTTCTGCCGGGCACGATATGGTTTTCTTAGATTACCGAGAATGCGGCAAAACAGGCGAGCCAGCAGTTGTACACATTGATCAAGAAGCTGATTATAAAATAATTAAGCTAGCTGAGAATTTTGAAGCGTTCATTATGAGTTTGTATATAGAAGAATATTAATCTGAAAAAATGAAAAGGAGTGTGGACGATGGATTCAGCGTATGTATTTGATAGCGAACAAGCAACGAAATTATTAATGAAGAATTACGAGTTAGTAAAAACAAGTGGTGTGAGTTTTATTGATAAACGAATTCGCTTTCTGATTGCTCGTCTTTTTGCGGGGAATAATGAAGTGGTCAATCCAGAACAATTTCATGCGCTAAACAAAGAATTTAAGCAGCAACTGGGCATGTTTACCGCGCTTAACGGTAATGTGCGTGCATCACTTGTTGGGCTTTTGATGGCTAACGACAACGCCAGCTCGGAAAGCATTCGCCAAGTAATTTCCAATTATAAAACGTTAATTGAAGCTGGTTTTCAACGTACAGAATACACCTATTTTGCAGCTTATTTATTATTACAAGCTAAAAACCAAACACTAACAGCGCAAAAAGCCAAAACCATCCACCAACTTTTCAAAAAAGCACACCCATTTTTAACTAAAAGTGAAGATGTGACAACCGCCGTTTTCCTAGCAAATCCACCGGAAGAAAATACCGAAAAATTGGCCGAGATAACAGAATACTATTTTCAAGAGTTCGCCGCGAAAGGCTTCCGCAAAAATGATAGCTTACAATTTTTAGCAACAACCGGGACTCTTTTATATGGTGAAAAAGACAGCAAATTCATTCGACGAGTAGATAATGTCGTAGAAGAATTGCGCCAAAAAGGAGTGAAAATAAAACCGCTCCATTATTCCAGCATCGGGATTTTAGCCTTTGTCATGGATGGTCGCAAAATTGACTCTGGGTTAGTGAAGCTAATTGACGAATTGGAGCAACAACCAGGCTTGCGTTTTGGACGCGAATTCGTTACAGCTCTAGCGATAAGCCTCTACACCGAAAAACAATCAGGGCAAATGAGCAAAGAACAATTAGAAGGATTAATGGTCAATGTGCATATTTTAATTGCGATGGAACAAGCAGCTGCAGCAGGTGCCGCCGCTGCTGCGAGTGCGGCCGCTGCATCTAATTAACATAAAAAAACTGGTAGCCCCACATGGCTTACCAGTTTTTTCTATTTAAGGACTAACATAATAGTCATTACTTTTCTTAGGTGGATTGGAAGAACTTAAAACATAGTCTTTCAAAAATGAATTCGGTGCGGAATCCCATAAAGCCATTCCGTCAGATTTTGGCGGTGCAGTACCGGCGAAGAAATACATATTATTTAATCCCATCGTATCCGCCATTTTTTCCTTGTCTGCTTGACTGTATTTATCATAAGACTCATTTGTCATCAAATCCATTATTGCTTTATCATAGCCACTATTATAAAAAGTTTCGTAATCAAATTGGTCGAAATTCAGCAAGTTTTCATCCGTAGATCCTTTTGCTTTTGCCCAAGTTTCGATATCTAGCTTTTTGGACTGATAAGTGAAGTTTTTATTTTTGGCACTATACGTTATTGTACCGTACTTATGTGGGAAAACCGAAAGCGCATTGGTGACGATATCCGTGATTTCTTTACCATCTGTACTCTTTGCAGAACGAATATTTTGCGTGTGGATATGACCGCTTAGGGAGAAATCCATCGAGCCAGCTGTGAGAGCATCGATCACTTGTTGATTATAATTAATCGTATAACCTTTTTGAATGACATCACTATGATCCGTTAAATTATGATGCAATACAGGGACAAGTTTGGCGCCATTTTTCTTCGCAAGCGCACTGCTTTCTTTTATCCAATCTAATGTTCCGGCGGTTAGCCCGCCTTCTGTTGTGGGATTTCCTTGCTGCATATTTGTTTTGTAAATAGCCGTATCTAACATTAGGAGCCAGACTTTGGAAGACGGAGCCGCTAAATAACTCAGCGAAAAATCATCCCGCGAAATGGCATCTTCATAACCGAACTTTCCATAAATTTTACTGAAATCGGTAGGCGAAATCGTGTCAGTTGGCAGTTGCTTATCTTTTTCAAACTTGCGCGCCCACGGGTTGTTAATGTCATGATTACCAGGGATAACAAAAACTTGCGTGCCATTTTTTTCTACTTGAGTGAGTTTTTTCGCTAATTCTTCGTGGCTTGTTTTTTCACCATTGTTCGTCAAATCACCACTAATAATAAGCACATCGGTCTTTTTCGCTTCAACATCTGCTAAAAAAGCATCCGTAATTTCGTTGCTGTAAGCCAGTTGTTTACCATCGCCAGCAGCGACATATTTTTCAAAAGCTTTTCCGTCGTCCGTTAAAGACGGGGCGAAATAATGGACGTCGGTTGTTACTACCATCGATAAATTACGATCTTTTTCGATTGGCGCAGTAACTTTTTCCGTTGTCCCACTTGCAGAACCACAGGCAACTAAAGAAAAAGATAAAAGGATAGGTGTAGCTATTTTTAAAAATCGAATCACGTTAATCACGCTTTCATGTTTGTATTTTCACAATGAGCCGTAAAATTTAGAACAAAACTCAAAAAGGGAAGGAGCAATGTTCTAAATGGTTTAGATATCTCTATCTAAAATACTTTTCGTCAAGCGGTACATATCATCACGATACGCGCCAGCTGGTAGTTTTTTAATTTCACGAAGAGCTTTATTCGTATATTTATTAGCAAGCTTAAACGCCTGTTCGACACCATTATATTTAGAAATAAGTGCTAAAACTTGTTCAGAAGCATCATCAGTCATAGCTAATTTTTGTGAAAGAAGTGGCTCGAATTCAGCCAAATGACCTTTCATCGCATAAATAAGCGGTAGAGAATAAATCCCTTGCTTCATATCATTTAAAACGGGTTTGCCAAGGCCGGCATCTGTACTTGTGTAATCAAGCACGTCATCAATAATTTGAAAAGCCATACCAAGATAATGCCCGATATTATAGCATTTCGCAACAGTCATGCGAGACGCTTTACTGCCACTTGCGCCAGAATAACAACTAAGCGCAAAAAGTTGAGCTGTTTTGCCAGAAATACGAGATAAGTATTCGCGGACAGTGACGTTCATTTTGTAGCTAGTGCGCATTTGGTCTAGTTCACCCATTAAGATTTTCTCGATATTTTTACTATTAAATTCGATATTCTCCACGGAAGAAGCATGCGCAGATAAAATTTTGAAACAGATACAGAATAAATAATCGCCAGTATAAACGGCATAATTACGACCGTATTTGGAATGAATCGTTGGAATACCACGACGTAATGGTGAATCATCAACAACATCATCATGAATCAATGTCGCCATATGAAGCACTTCAAGCGCAGCAGCAATCGAAACAGCGCGTTCTTTATCAAAATCAGGTCCGGCTTGAGCAGAAAGAAGTGCAAAAGCAGGGCGCAGTAATTTTCCGCCAGCGTGAATCAAATCCTTCACATTTTGCTCAACGTGTTTATCGCGAATTTGAATGTTTTTTTCAATTGTTTGTAAGACTTCTTGTAAATCTTTGGAAAGTGCAGGATACTCATCCCACATAGCATGAAGTTGCATATTGAACTCCTTTTTTAAAAGTTATTTTTGTGCTGCTTGACTTTGTTTAGCATCAGCGAACATCCGCAAAGTTTGGACGTTTTTTAATAAGTAGTTTGCCGCAATTCCAACCGCAATTCCGGAAAGAATTCCGATAAAAGATAATACTGGCAAATAAAGCATAACCGACCAAGTGCCCGCAATCCAACTTGCAATAACGAGTTGCCCAACGTTATGTAAAATCCCACCAGTAACACTCACGCCAATGATGCTCACACGTTTCGGCCCAAGTTGTTGTACGAGCCACATCCCAAGAAAACTCAAGATTGCCCCCGCCGCACTATACATAAAGGTCGAAATCGTCCCACCAAGCAAAGTGGATAACACTAATCGAATGCAAATTATCATAAATGTATCTTTTGCCGATAACGTATAAAGCGAAATACACGTAATAATATTAGCAAGGCCTAGTTTCGCCCCAGGAGCAAACGCAAATGGAAACGGAATAGCCCGTTCGAGTAAACTAATGACAACAGCTTGTGCAGCCAAAAGCGCTATATATACTAATCGTCTGTTTTTTGTCATAGAAACACTTTCCTATCTATTA containing:
- a CDS encoding SMI1/KNR4 family protein — encoded protein: MLTTRKALHYLDKRKTKDAIRLLETCWNQTVTDENKSDIFTATVLLSDVLYQRGERFPEIYQHLMSILEDMQDLEAVDFEREKAKQIFAELDEYFSEVGTFFQGDHLAELWTKSNYKNEYEDVYPTRQRVADIEAELGYKLPKSYVYLMRHTQNGGIVSIDSVPTTEPSSWSENCVAITGIMGIGSHGISTLNGSYNTKFWMEEWGYPDVGLAIADCPSAGHDMVFLDYRECGKTGEPAVVHIDQEADYKIIKLAENFEAFIMSLYIEEY
- the eetB gene encoding flavinylation system FAD exporter subunit EetB translates to MTKNRRLVYIALLAAQAVVISLLERAIPFPFAFAPGAKLGLANIITCISLYTLSAKDTFMIICIRLVLSTLLGGTISTFMYSAAGAILSFLGMWLVQQLGPKRVSIIGVSVTGGILHNVGQLVIASWIAGTWSVMLYLPVLSFIGILSGIAVGIAANYLLKNVQTLRMFADAKQSQAAQK
- a CDS encoding cyclic nucleotide phosphodiesterase, with the protein product MIRFLKIATPILLSFSLVACGSASGTTEKVTAPIEKDRNLSMVVTTDVHYFAPSLTDDGKAFEKYVAAGDGKQLAYSNEITDAFLADVEAKKTDVLIISGDLTNNGEKTSHEELAKKLTQVEKNGTQVFVIPGNHDINNPWARKFEKDKQLPTDTISPTDFSKIYGKFGYEDAISRDDFSLSYLAAPSSKVWLLMLDTAIYKTNMQQGNPTTEGGLTAGTLDWIKESSALAKKNGAKLVPVLHHNLTDHSDVIQKGYTINYNQQVIDALTAGSMDFSLSGHIHTQNIRSAKSTDGKEITDIVTNALSVFPHKYGTITYSAKNKNFTYQSKKLDIETWAKAKGSTDENLLNFDQFDYETFYNSGYDKAIMDLMTNESYDKYSQADKEKMADTMGLNNMYFFAGTAPPKSDGMALWDSAPNSFLKDYVLSSSNPPKKSNDYYVSP
- a CDS encoding DUF4003 family protein produces the protein MDSAYVFDSEQATKLLMKNYELVKTSGVSFIDKRIRFLIARLFAGNNEVVNPEQFHALNKEFKQQLGMFTALNGNVRASLVGLLMANDNASSESIRQVISNYKTLIEAGFQRTEYTYFAAYLLLQAKNQTLTAQKAKTIHQLFKKAHPFLTKSEDVTTAVFLANPPEENTEKLAEITEYYFQEFAAKGFRKNDSLQFLATTGTLLYGEKDSKFIRRVDNVVEELRQKGVKIKPLHYSSIGILAFVMDGRKIDSGLVKLIDELEQQPGLRFGREFVTALAISLYTEKQSGQMSKEQLEGLMVNVHILIAMEQAAAAGAAAAASAAAASN
- a CDS encoding polyprenyl synthetase family protein → MQLHAMWDEYPALSKDLQEVLQTIEKNIQIRDKHVEQNVKDLIHAGGKLLRPAFALLSAQAGPDFDKERAVSIAAALEVLHMATLIHDDVVDDSPLRRGIPTIHSKYGRNYAVYTGDYLFCICFKILSAHASSVENIEFNSKNIEKILMGELDQMRTSYKMNVTVREYLSRISGKTAQLFALSCYSGASGSKASRMTVAKCYNIGHYLGMAFQIIDDVLDYTSTDAGLGKPVLNDMKQGIYSLPLIYAMKGHLAEFEPLLSQKLAMTDDASEQVLALISKYNGVEQAFKLANKYTNKALREIKKLPAGAYRDDMYRLTKSILDRDI